From a single Marinitoga sp. 38H-ov genomic region:
- the cobU gene encoding bifunctional adenosylcobinamide kinase/adenosylcobinamide-phosphate guanylyltransferase: MIVLVTGGARSGKSTFAQEYIKKIGNKIVYIATAIPFDDGMKYRIKKHINSRSKEWKTIEMYKSFEKLESNIDFLNSDSILFECMTLMVSNLLLEENIENADYETIENIEKKIFFEVEKIIAIMKKYNKNFIIVTNEVGMGIVPSYKLGNIFRDIAGRVNQYLAKEADEVYITISGIPLKLKG, encoded by the coding sequence ATGATAGTTTTAGTCACAGGAGGAGCGAGAAGTGGGAAAAGCACATTTGCACAGGAATATATAAAAAAAATAGGAAATAAAATAGTATATATAGCAACAGCAATACCATTTGATGATGGTATGAAATATAGAATAAAAAAACATATAAATTCTAGATCAAAAGAATGGAAAACTATTGAAATGTATAAATCATTTGAGAAATTAGAATCTAATATAGATTTTTTAAACAGCGATTCAATTTTATTTGAATGTATGACACTGATGGTATCCAATCTATTATTAGAAGAAAATATAGAAAATGCAGATTATGAAACAATAGAAAATATAGAGAAAAAAATATTTTTTGAAGTAGAGAAAATTATAGCAATAATGAAAAAATACAATAAAAATTTTATTATAGTTACAAATGAAGTTGGTATGGGAATAGTACCATCATATAAACTTGGTAATATTTTTAGAGATATTGCCGGAAGAGTAAATCAATATTTAGCTAAAGAGGCTGATGAGGTGTATATAACCATATCAGGAATACCCTTAAAATTGAAGGGATGA
- a CDS encoding ATP-grasp domain-containing protein, translated as MKIHEFVGKSFLKDYGIKVPESYLIREDYEIKFLPAVLKSQVLVGGRMKAGGVLFAHDEDDFRKKVKELLKKEIKGEKPYGVLVEKMIPIQKEYYISLILDREEKNISILYSEKGGIDIEDNKDSIIKTNFDEFHDKIPQKISKILPNLRKLFREKDLTLLEINPLVEDVDGNLYALDIVIHLDDNAIFRQEWAKEFIEDEYPFHFVKLDGDIGIIGCGAGIVMATMDAVKLSGGNPADFLDLGGGAEKGITIQALELLKSYGIKKIILNIFGGITKCDEISLALVEFKTNNPDIELYIRLTGTNEDIAKKILKENNMNYYEDMYSMITDAVKVVSLND; from the coding sequence ATGAAGATTCATGAATTTGTTGGCAAATCCTTTCTAAAGGACTATGGTATTAAAGTCCCTGAATCATATTTGATTAGGGAAGATTATGAAATTAAGTTTTTACCAGCTGTATTAAAATCTCAGGTATTAGTTGGTGGAAGAATGAAGGCTGGAGGAGTATTATTTGCACATGACGAAGATGATTTTAGGAAAAAGGTAAAGGAATTATTGAAAAAGGAGATTAAAGGAGAAAAGCCATATGGAGTATTAGTAGAAAAAATGATACCTATACAAAAAGAATATTATATTTCTTTAATATTAGACAGAGAAGAAAAGAATATTAGTATATTGTATTCTGAAAAAGGTGGAATTGATATAGAAGATAATAAGGATAGTATTATTAAAACAAATTTTGATGAATTTCATGACAAGATTCCACAAAAAATATCAAAAATATTACCTAATCTAAGGAAATTATTTAGGGAAAAAGATTTAACGTTATTAGAAATAAACCCTTTAGTTGAAGATGTTGATGGTAATTTATATGCACTTGATATAGTAATACATTTAGATGATAATGCTATATTTAGACAAGAATGGGCAAAAGAATTTATTGAAGATGAGTATCCATTTCACTTTGTTAAATTAGATGGAGATATCGGGATAATTGGATGTGGTGCAGGTATAGTTATGGCAACTATGGATGCTGTAAAATTATCTGGAGGGAATCCAGCAGATTTTCTTGATTTAGGTGGTGGTGCTGAAAAAGGAATAACTATACAAGCATTAGAATTATTAAAAAGTTATGGAATAAAAAAAATAATATTAAATATTTTTGGTGGAATAACAAAATGTGATGAAATTTCTTTGGCTTTAGTAGAATTTAAAACTAATAACCCAGATATAGAATTGTATATAAGATTAACAGGTACAAATGAAGATATAGCAAAAAAAATATTAAAAGAGAATAATATGAATTATTATGAAGATATGTATAGTATGATAACTGATGCAGTCAAGGTGGTGAGTTTAAATGATTAA
- a CDS encoding AIR synthase related protein, whose product MVDLGNKELIISCDSSGAIGNKEMDVVKVSPDIVGYYGAHVALCENIAYGATPITIVNTLSVEMNNTGKEIIKGIRRAIDLINIDVIITGSTEENFPTIQTGIGITVIGIKEKNINFKTEKDDIAVLIGLPKLGEEVLKSKEILRLDILKTLRNSNYLHEIVPVGSKGIFHEINEISKIWNLEFNLFNNNIDLYKSAGPATCAIITLKEENLKNINIDIPINILGKFN is encoded by the coding sequence ATAGTAGATTTAGGAAATAAAGAACTAATAATATCATGTGATTCATCTGGTGCTATTGGCAATAAAGAGATGGATGTGGTAAAAGTTTCACCAGATATTGTTGGTTATTATGGAGCACATGTAGCATTGTGTGAAAATATAGCATATGGAGCAACGCCTATAACAATTGTAAATACATTATCAGTTGAAATGAATAATACAGGGAAAGAGATTATAAAAGGAATAAGAAGAGCAATTGATTTAATAAATATAGATGTAATAATTACAGGAAGTACAGAAGAGAATTTTCCAACAATACAAACAGGAATAGGTATTACAGTTATAGGTATTAAAGAAAAAAATATTAACTTTAAAACAGAAAAAGATGACATTGCAGTATTAATAGGTTTGCCTAAATTAGGAGAAGAGGTATTAAAGAGCAAAGAAATTCTTAGATTGGATATATTAAAAACTTTAAGAAATAGTAATTATTTACATGAAATAGTGCCTGTGGGTTCAAAAGGAATTTTTCATGAGATTAATGAAATATCCAAGATATGGAATTTAGAATTTAATTTATTTAATAATAATATTGATCTATATAAAAGTGCTGGACCAGCAACATGTGCAATAATAACTTTAAAGGAAGAAAATTTAAAAAATATAAATATAGATATTCCAATAAACATTTTAGGAAAATTTAATTAA
- a CDS encoding CoA-binding protein translates to MINGNERVCVQGITGKYGKLHTEKMLKYGTNIVCGVSKNKSVKYINGVEVLDNMYDAVKKHNVDTSIVFVPAPYAKEAVFEAINAGVKKIIIITEHIPQQDMLDIYNISKDNDVIIIGPNCPGVILPGISKIGIMPERAFKPGDIAVISRSGTLMYEISNYLSLYSSGIKVGIGLGGDPIIGTSIEDAFDYIMKENIKKVVVIGEVGGNDEIKGIEKALEKGYNGDIKVFFAGRTAPKGKRMGHAGAIIEGYEGSIEYKEKKLKEIGVNVISQIPELGG, encoded by the coding sequence ATGATTAATGGAAATGAAAGAGTTTGTGTTCAAGGTATAACAGGAAAATACGGGAAATTACATACTGAAAAGATGTTAAAATATGGAACTAATATAGTATGCGGTGTTTCAAAGAATAAAAGTGTAAAGTATATAAATGGAGTTGAAGTGTTAGATAATATGTACGATGCTGTTAAAAAGCATAATGTAGATACTTCAATTGTTTTTGTTCCTGCTCCATATGCAAAAGAAGCGGTTTTTGAAGCGATAAATGCAGGAGTAAAAAAAATTATTATTATAACAGAGCATATACCTCAACAAGATATGTTAGATATATATAATATATCTAAGGATAATGATGTAATAATAATAGGGCCAAATTGTCCAGGTGTAATTTTGCCTGGTATATCAAAAATTGGTATAATGCCAGAAAGAGCATTTAAACCAGGAGATATAGCTGTTATTTCAAGAAGCGGTACATTAATGTATGAAATTTCTAATTATTTATCATTATATTCTAGTGGAATAAAAGTTGGAATTGGTTTAGGTGGAGATCCAATTATAGGTACTTCTATAGAAGATGCATTTGATTATATTATGAAAGAAAATATAAAAAAGGTTGTTGTTATTGGTGAAGTAGGAGGAAATGATGAAATAAAAGGTATTGAAAAGGCTTTAGAAAAAGGATATAATGGAGATATAAAAGTGTTTTTTGCTGGTAGAACAGCACCAAAAGGTAAAAGAATGGGACATGCTGGAGCAATTATTGAAGGATATGAAGGAAGTATAGAATATAAAGAAAAGAAATTAAAAGAAATAGGTGTAAATGTAATAAGCCAAATTCCAGAATTAGGAGGTTAA
- a CDS encoding histidine phosphatase family protein yields the protein MKLILIRHVETEANIRGIFSGWSNYNITENGLKQINVLKKIFKNKYADYIISSPLYRAYYTALEISKVLNNKIIIDERMKEINFGIFDGKTIEEIKEKYYNEYMLWMEDYRKYCFPKGECYTSFFKRIDEFLSKLDKNKRYIIVTHGGVINYIMEKYSYIKFDRYTEVEI from the coding sequence ATGAAGTTAATATTAATAAGACATGTTGAAACAGAAGCGAATATAAGAGGAATATTTAGTGGTTGGAGTAATTATAATATTACAGAAAATGGATTAAAACAAATTAATGTATTAAAAAAAATATTTAAAAACAAATATGCTGATTATATAATTTCTAGTCCATTGTACAGAGCATATTACACAGCTTTAGAAATATCAAAGGTATTAAATAATAAAATTATTATTGATGAAAGAATGAAAGAAATAAATTTCGGTATTTTTGATGGAAAAACAATAGAAGAAATAAAAGAAAAATATTATAATGAATATATGTTATGGATGGAAGATTATAGGAAATACTGTTTTCCAAAAGGAGAATGTTATACATCATTCTTTAAAAGAATAGATGAATTTTTATCAAAGTTAGATAAAAATAAAAGATATATTATAGTTACACATGGAGGAGTAATTAATTATATTATGGAAAAATATTCATATATAAAATTTGATAGATATACGGAGGTGGAAATATAA
- the cobS gene encoding adenosylcobinamide-GDP ribazoletransferase, producing MKGIILMFNFFTRIPIYTEYNEKDFSKGMYFLPLIGLIIGFFMYICSYIPVNKPIYVLLSWIFYIWITGGLHLDGVADTFDGVFSNRNKEEILRIMKDSRIGTFGVIGLIMLILTNLIFSYYINYIYILIMPIIGRSSALLAASISTYARNNGMGYIFITHSNIKKFIISFLIVSPILMFFNPYILLPIILSYIFVIFITKKIIKKIDGMTGDTIGLVIELSQTFYLISIYILRGIL from the coding sequence ATGAAAGGCATAATATTAATGTTTAATTTTTTTACCAGAATACCAATATATACTGAGTACAATGAAAAAGATTTTTCTAAAGGTATGTATTTTTTACCTTTAATTGGATTAATTATAGGTTTTTTTATGTATATATGTTCGTATATTCCTGTTAATAAACCAATATATGTATTATTAAGTTGGATATTTTATATATGGATTACAGGAGGTCTTCACTTAGATGGTGTGGCGGATACCTTTGATGGAGTATTTAGCAATAGAAATAAGGAAGAAATATTAAGAATAATGAAAGATAGTAGAATAGGAACGTTTGGAGTAATAGGTTTAATAATGCTAATATTAACAAATTTAATTTTTAGTTATTACATAAATTATATATATATTTTAATTATGCCAATTATCGGAAGAAGTTCAGCATTATTAGCAGCATCTATATCAACATATGCAAGAAATAACGGAATGGGTTATATATTTATAACACATTCAAATATAAAAAAATTTATTATTTCTTTTTTAATAGTATCACCTATATTAATGTTTTTTAATCCATATATATTATTACCAATAATATTATCATATATATTTGTTATATTCATAACTAAAAAAATAATAAAAAAAATAGATGGTATGACAGGGGATACAATAGGATTAGTAATTGAGTTATCACAAACATTTTATTTAATAAGTATATATATATTGAGAGGTATATTATGA